From Bacteroidetes bacterium GWF2_43_63, one genomic window encodes:
- a CDS encoding peptidase T: MKQTLLNRFLRYVALDTQSDPNSESTPSSNKQLVLANALATELKTFGLTDVSLDANGYVMASIPSNIDRDIPPVGFIAHMDTSPDMPGNDVKPQIIEGYDGGPITLNTEKNIILSPVDFPDLLRYKGQTLITTDGTTLLGADDKAGIAEIMTAVEYLMEHPVIKHGKICIAFTPDEEIGRGVDHFDVNKFGASFAYTLDGGGPGELEYENFNAAAATITIKGNNIHPGYAKNKMLNASLLATEFISMLPVNERPEFTEHYDGFFHLTGLTATVEAAELSYIIRDHDKTIFERRKKQMQDIVEYLNKKYKKDVFVLELKDQYYNMREMIEPVFHVVEVAMQAMRNVGVPPDVKPIRGGTDGSRLSYMGLPCPNLFAGGHNFHGKHEFVAVETMVKAVDTILNIVAIVSSKEA, translated from the coding sequence ATGAAACAGACTTTACTCAACCGTTTTCTGCGTTATGTGGCACTTGATACTCAAAGCGACCCAAACAGCGAATCGACCCCCAGTTCCAACAAACAACTGGTACTGGCGAATGCACTCGCAACGGAACTTAAAACGTTCGGACTGACCGATGTATCGCTCGACGCAAACGGATATGTTATGGCTTCGATCCCGTCAAACATCGACCGCGACATTCCTCCCGTGGGTTTTATTGCGCACATGGACACATCGCCCGACATGCCCGGAAATGACGTGAAGCCACAGATTATCGAAGGATACGACGGTGGCCCCATCACGCTCAATACAGAAAAAAACATTATTCTCAGCCCTGTTGATTTTCCCGATTTATTGCGCTACAAAGGCCAAACCCTAATCACCACTGATGGCACCACCTTGCTGGGCGCCGATGATAAAGCCGGCATTGCTGAAATAATGACCGCCGTTGAATATCTGATGGAACATCCGGTGATCAAACATGGCAAAATCTGTATTGCTTTTACGCCTGACGAAGAAATCGGGCGAGGGGTAGATCATTTCGATGTTAATAAATTCGGGGCATCGTTTGCTTACACCCTGGATGGAGGCGGCCCCGGCGAGCTGGAATATGAAAATTTCAACGCTGCTGCTGCAACAATTACAATCAAAGGAAACAATATTCATCCGGGATATGCAAAAAATAAAATGCTCAATGCCTCTCTTCTTGCAACTGAGTTTATTTCAATGCTCCCTGTGAATGAAAGACCAGAGTTTACAGAGCATTACGACGGGTTTTTCCATTTGACCGGACTAACTGCAACCGTAGAAGCGGCAGAGCTTTCGTACATCATTCGCGATCACGACAAAACCATTTTTGAGCGACGCAAAAAACAGATGCAAGATATTGTCGAATATCTGAATAAAAAATACAAAAAAGACGTATTTGTGCTGGAACTCAAAGACCAGTATTACAACATGCGCGAGATGATTGAACCGGTATTTCATGTAGTGGAAGTCGCCATGCAAGCCATGCGCAATGTAGGTGTTCCTCCCGATGTGAAGCCCATCCGTGGCGGAACCGACGGAAGCCGGCTCAGCTACATGGGACTGCCCTGCCCCAATCTGTTTGCAGGCGGACATAATTTTCACGGCAAACATGAATTCGTGGCTGTTGAAACCATGGTGAAAGCAGTGGATACCATTTTGAATATCGTTGCTATTGTTTCCTCGAAAGAGGCGTAA
- a CDS encoding Xaa-Pro aminopeptidase, with the protein MELFEKQVYTARRERLMKSGLKGIALFIGNTESPMDYPSNGYHFRQDSNFSYFFGLDIPDMVGVIDFDEGRQLLFANDVDIEDIIWMGPQPAVKDLAAKVGITETHPFAEIETYLAKAKSQNRPIHFTPSYRAESKIKLNNWLGIPFGEMKTMASVDLIKSVVSLRAIKEQCEIDELEVAAKIGYEMHMIAFRHAKPGIVEQEICGLMEGVAYQYGKGPSFPIILSVRGETLHNHNHSNVMQAGQMLLSDAGAQSNKYYTSDYTRTMPVNGKFNEQQKMIYQIVLDANNHALSITKPEVTYQSVHLSVCRVIAEGLKNAGLMKGNVEEAVKAGAHAMFFPHGLGHMMGMNVHDMEDLGENYVGYDDEVNRIDQFGTAYLRMGRRLKAGHVMTDEPGIYFIPELIDQWKAEKKFEDFINYSEVEKFKTFGGIRLEDDILVTEGGSRFIGKRLPITISEVEEAMKK; encoded by the coding sequence ATGGAACTTTTTGAAAAACAAGTATATACCGCACGCCGCGAACGCCTGATGAAAAGCGGGCTCAAAGGCATTGCCCTGTTCATCGGCAACACCGAATCACCCATGGACTATCCTTCCAATGGATATCACTTCCGTCAGGACAGCAATTTTTCCTATTTCTTTGGGCTTGACATTCCCGACATGGTTGGTGTCATTGACTTTGACGAAGGAAGGCAACTTCTTTTTGCCAACGATGTTGATATTGAAGATATCATCTGGATGGGCCCGCAGCCTGCTGTGAAAGACCTTGCTGCTAAAGTCGGAATCACCGAAACACATCCGTTTGCTGAGATTGAAACCTATCTTGCAAAAGCGAAAAGCCAAAACCGACCCATTCATTTTACCCCGTCATACCGCGCCGAAAGCAAGATTAAGCTTAACAACTGGTTGGGTATTCCGTTCGGAGAAATGAAAACAATGGCCAGTGTTGATTTGATCAAGTCGGTGGTTTCGTTGCGCGCAATTAAGGAGCAGTGCGAGATTGACGAACTTGAAGTGGCTGCAAAAATTGGTTATGAAATGCACATGATTGCATTTCGTCACGCAAAACCGGGTATTGTTGAACAGGAAATTTGCGGATTGATGGAAGGCGTTGCTTATCAATACGGCAAAGGACCTTCGTTTCCAATCATCCTGTCGGTGCGGGGCGAAACATTGCACAATCACAACCACTCGAATGTGATGCAGGCCGGACAAATGCTTCTGAGCGATGCTGGGGCGCAAAGCAACAAATATTACACATCCGATTACACCCGCACCATGCCGGTGAACGGAAAATTCAACGAGCAACAAAAAATGATTTATCAGATTGTGCTTGATGCAAATAATCATGCGCTGTCAATCACAAAACCCGAAGTGACTTATCAGAGTGTGCATCTCTCGGTGTGTCGCGTCATTGCAGAAGGTCTGAAAAATGCCGGTCTCATGAAAGGCAATGTGGAAGAAGCGGTGAAGGCTGGAGCACATGCCATGTTTTTCCCGCATGGTCTTGGTCACATGATGGGCATGAATGTGCACGACATGGAAGACCTGGGCGAAAATTATGTCGGTTACGACGATGAAGTAAATCGCATTGATCAGTTCGGCACGGCGTATCTCCGCATGGGACGCCGCCTGAAGGCAGGTCATGTGATGACCGATGAACCAGGCATTTATTTTATTCCGGAACTCATCGATCAGTGGAAAGCTGAAAAGAAATTTGAAGATTTTATCAATTATTCCGAAGTGGAAAAATTCAAAACCTTTGGAGGAATCCGCCTTGAGGATGACATTCTGGTGACAGAAGGCGGTTCACGTTTCATCGGTAAGCGGCTTCCAATAACCATTTCGGAAGTTGAAGAAGCAATGAAGAAATAA
- a CDS encoding riboflavin synthase subunit alpha, protein MFSGIIETMGEITKVTREGSNIHFTVKSDLTKELKIDQSMSHDGVCLTVVKVDKKAKEYVVTAIDETLNKTCLRNWKKGYEVNLERSMKADGRFDGHIVQGHVDQTATCLKVETFDGSWKYHFEYDPKLNNFTVTKGSISVNGVSLTVVDSKPGKFSVAIIPYTFDNTNFHNFKKGTVVNIEFDVLGKYMQRLMEQYKQA, encoded by the coding sequence ATGTTTAGCGGAATTATAGAAACCATGGGCGAAATCACAAAAGTAACCCGCGAAGGAAGCAATATTCATTTCACTGTAAAATCGGATCTGACCAAGGAATTGAAGATTGATCAGAGCATGAGCCACGATGGGGTTTGTCTCACGGTGGTGAAAGTTGACAAGAAAGCAAAAGAGTATGTTGTAACAGCCATTGATGAAACACTCAATAAAACCTGTCTGCGCAACTGGAAGAAAGGCTATGAGGTGAACCTGGAGCGCAGTATGAAAGCCGATGGTCGCTTCGATGGGCACATTGTTCAGGGACATGTCGATCAAACAGCCACTTGTCTTAAAGTTGAAACCTTTGACGGTAGCTGGAAATATCATTTTGAATACGACCCGAAGCTGAATAATTTCACGGTAACCAAAGGTTCAATCAGTGTGAATGGCGTTAGTCTTACAGTGGTTGACAGCAAGCCCGGCAAGTTTTCTGTTGCCATTATTCCTTACACTTTCGACAACACCAATTTCCACAATTTCAAAAAAGGAACTGTGGTGAATATTGAATTCGATGTGCTCGGAAAATATATGCAGCGCCTCATGGAGCAATACAAACAGGCGTAA